A portion of the Hymenobacter gelipurpurascens genome contains these proteins:
- the mnmG gene encoding tRNA uridine-5-carboxymethylaminomethyl(34) synthesis enzyme MnmG: MFQQEEYDVIVVGAGHAGCEAAAAAANMGSKVLLVTMNMNTIAQMSCNPAMGGVAKGQIVREVDALGGQSGIITDKTMIQFRMLNRSKGPAMWSPRAQSDRMRFAEEWRMTLEQTLNVDFWQEAVTGIVVENDTVVGVKTQLGIEFRGKSVVLTNGTFLNGLIHIGEKQFGGGRAAESRSTGITEQLKELGFEAGRMKTGTPPRVDGRSLDYSKMEEQSGDAEPSKFSYLDTPTLTKQRPCYITYTNPEVHEILKEGFEKSPMFQGRIKGLGPRYCPSVEDKINRFADKDRHQIFVEPEGWSTVEVYVNGFSSSLPEDVQYRALRKIAGFENAKMFRPGYAIEYDFFPPTQLHLTLETKRIQNLYFAGQINGTTGYEEAACQGLMAGINAHNKVHGKEPFILKRSEAYIGVLIDDLVNKGTDEPYRMFTSRAEHRILLRQDNADLRLTPLGHSLGLASDERMERVREKEKQTAEVVKLLKNFAIEPAEINGWLEEMGSATIHERTRAVNLLRRPNVELPDLALVLPGLTLALGQYRPDALEQAVILVKYEAYLEKEHQQAARVQELENFTIKGRLDYKAMPALSHEAREKLLKIQPETLGQASRISGVSPADVSVLMVYLGR, from the coding sequence ATGTTTCAGCAAGAAGAGTACGACGTTATTGTAGTAGGAGCCGGCCACGCCGGATGTGAGGCGGCCGCCGCGGCTGCCAACATGGGCTCGAAGGTCCTGCTCGTGACGATGAACATGAACACTATCGCGCAGATGTCGTGCAACCCGGCCATGGGCGGGGTGGCCAAAGGGCAGATTGTGCGCGAGGTGGATGCGCTGGGCGGACAGTCGGGCATCATCACCGACAAAACCATGATTCAGTTCCGGATGCTGAACCGCTCCAAAGGCCCCGCCATGTGGAGCCCGCGCGCGCAGAGTGACCGGATGCGCTTTGCCGAGGAGTGGCGCATGACCCTGGAGCAAACCTTGAACGTGGACTTCTGGCAAGAGGCCGTGACGGGCATCGTGGTAGAAAACGACACCGTGGTAGGAGTGAAAACCCAGCTCGGCATCGAGTTCCGGGGCAAGTCGGTGGTCCTGACCAACGGCACCTTCCTGAACGGCCTTATTCACATCGGGGAGAAGCAGTTTGGCGGGGGCCGCGCCGCCGAGAGCCGCAGCACCGGCATCACGGAGCAGCTGAAGGAGTTGGGCTTTGAGGCCGGCCGCATGAAAACCGGTACTCCGCCCCGTGTGGACGGCCGCTCTCTCGACTACTCCAAAATGGAAGAGCAGTCGGGCGACGCCGAGCCGAGCAAATTCTCTTACCTCGATACGCCCACGCTCACCAAGCAGCGCCCGTGCTACATCACCTACACCAACCCCGAGGTGCACGAAATCCTGAAGGAGGGTTTCGAGAAGTCGCCGATGTTCCAGGGCCGCATCAAGGGCCTGGGGCCGCGCTATTGCCCTTCGGTGGAGGATAAAATCAACCGCTTTGCTGATAAGGACCGCCACCAGATTTTTGTGGAGCCCGAAGGCTGGAGCACCGTGGAGGTGTATGTGAACGGCTTCAGCAGCAGCCTGCCCGAGGACGTACAGTACCGCGCCCTGCGCAAAATTGCCGGCTTCGAGAATGCCAAGATGTTCCGCCCCGGCTACGCCATTGAGTACGACTTCTTCCCGCCGACCCAGCTGCACCTCACGCTGGAAACCAAGCGCATCCAAAACCTGTACTTCGCGGGCCAGATCAACGGCACCACGGGCTACGAGGAGGCCGCGTGTCAGGGTTTGATGGCGGGTATCAATGCTCACAACAAGGTCCACGGCAAAGAGCCCTTCATCCTGAAGCGGAGCGAGGCCTACATCGGTGTGCTCATCGATGACCTCGTAAACAAAGGCACCGACGAGCCCTACCGCATGTTCACGAGCCGCGCCGAGCACCGCATCCTGCTTCGCCAGGACAACGCTGATCTGCGCCTTACGCCGCTAGGCCACTCCCTGGGCCTGGCCTCAGATGAGCGTATGGAGCGCGTGCGCGAGAAGGAAAAGCAAACGGCCGAAGTAGTGAAACTGCTGAAAAACTTTGCCATTGAGCCCGCCGAAATCAATGGTTGGCTGGAAGAAATGGGCTCGGCTACTATCCACGAAAGAACCCGCGCCGTCAACCTGCTGCGCCGCCCCAACGTGGAGCTGCCAGACTTAGCGCTGGTGCTGCCCGGTCTCACGCTGGCCCTAGGCCAGTACCGCCCCGATGCCCTGGAGCAGGCCGTGATTCTGGTGAAGTACGAGGCCTATCTGGAGAAGGAACATCAGCAAGCCGCCCGCGTGCAGGAGCTGGAGAACTTCACTATTAAAGGTCGTCTTGATTACAAAGCCATGCCCGCACTCTCGCACGAAGCCCGCGAAAAGCTGCTCAAGATTCAGCCCGAAACCCTAGGCCAAGCCAGCCGCATCAGCGGCGTATCACCGGCCGATGTATCGGTGCTGATGGTGTATTTGGGTCGATAG
- a CDS encoding ATP-binding protein, with the protein MKQVKIQIPSLVENIRVVESFIDNSKDTFHIEDDIYGNIMVAVTEAVNNAIRHGNKFDKDKNVFLSLEVEKDRVKFEVEDEGEGFDYTNLLDPTAPENIENPGGRGIFLIRHLADEVDFQKDGRNVQLTFLLPATQETALNGATNAAATSN; encoded by the coding sequence ATGAAGCAGGTTAAAATTCAGATTCCTTCGCTGGTCGAAAATATCCGTGTAGTGGAAAGTTTCATCGACAATTCGAAGGATACATTTCACATCGAAGACGACATCTACGGCAACATCATGGTAGCTGTAACTGAGGCGGTTAACAACGCTATCCGTCACGGCAATAAGTTCGACAAAGACAAGAATGTATTCCTGTCCTTGGAGGTGGAGAAGGACCGGGTGAAGTTTGAGGTAGAGGACGAAGGAGAAGGCTTCGACTATACCAATCTGCTTGATCCGACGGCTCCCGAAAACATCGAGAATCCTGGCGGACGCGGTATTTTCCTGATTCGCCACTTGGCCGATGAGGTAGACTTTCAGAAGGACGGCCGCAATGTGCAGCTCACCTTTCTGCTGCCTGCTACCCAGGAAACTGCTCTGAACGGTGCCACCAATGCTGCTGCTACCAGCAACTAA
- the ybeY gene encoding rRNA maturation RNase YbeY, protein MSDLPQDHDEFEDDTTHEHEVHGIEFLVEDVEFELGDAEELVSWVEQVAKVHEYEIVQLTYIFCSDEYLHKVNVEYLDHDTYTDVITFDNADTSDIIEGDIFISVERVRENAEKLGVPFRDELHRVMIHGVLHLLGYADKDLLSQTAMRKKEDYCLSLRTF, encoded by the coding sequence ATGAGCGACTTGCCCCAGGATCACGACGAGTTTGAGGACGATACCACCCACGAGCACGAAGTGCACGGTATAGAGTTTCTGGTCGAAGACGTTGAGTTTGAGCTAGGCGACGCGGAGGAGTTGGTATCCTGGGTCGAGCAAGTAGCTAAGGTGCACGAGTACGAAATCGTGCAGCTGACCTATATTTTCTGCTCCGACGAGTACCTACATAAGGTAAACGTAGAGTACCTAGACCACGATACCTACACCGACGTCATCACCTTCGACAACGCCGATACCTCGGATATCATCGAAGGCGACATCTTCATCTCGGTGGAGCGCGTGCGGGAAAATGCCGAAAAGCTGGGCGTGCCCTTCCGCGACGAGCTGCACCGCGTGATGATCCATGGGGTATTGCACCTGCTGGGCTACGCCGATAAGGATTTACTTAGCCAGACAGCCATGCGCAAGAAAGAGGACTACTGCCTGTCCTTGCGCACCTTCTAG
- a CDS encoding DUF4175 family protein, with protein sequence MVEQDPATTRALDDVLARLDAFKRKFYLSLLVRGALVAGGLLLTLFLVFNLLEYFLYLPTWVRAGLLFGFVGLSVYAFVHWIWQPLAALTNLRRMLTDEQAARRVGELFPNVQDRLLNALQLRGQAQTNALLAASLDQRAAQLRGVEFSQGINIKSQTRPLWKYIAVPAAVVMLVLLIYPALFVQGTERILHYNNKYSPPAPFRFVVANKDLKAFKGEDFTLDVAVEGEALPNEIIIEYGGRTRRLSRSQGNRFQYQFRQLQQDVNFQLSAANVTSTEYDLKVRERPNLRDFVIRVAYPSYIGKPTETIRNSGNLTVPEGSTVQWEFNTAATEKLQLQFRNPDETVTAEANDELFRVTRKVLRSQDYTVKLQNSFSPNRDPIQYQLTVIPDQAPEITLESFQDTTSLRFLALAGNVRDDYGLSRLQLHYRVLSKGRPNAAYQTRALPLSSGPNQSYAHQWDIRPLGLKSGDRLEYFVQVWDNDGVHGPKSARSRAAEFRLPSRTEMRQQMASQSQAVQSQLSQSKEESKKMERELAKAEDKLKVKRDLNFQDRKQLKDMLDQKQQMDQALDDLKKQFEQLQEQQNELNPEKNDELAEKAKELQKLMETLLDPETKKLYEELQKLLDQQKDQNQPEMQKLLQQLENKENTLQKELERALEMFKQLQFEQKQDQALEKLEQLAKDQEKLADETQKNDKNGSDAPKDKAQQQQKQQELQQKQAEQKQQFEELKQDLKDMKELDKQLDDQNGADEMKQEQQDVDQQQQESQEQLSKNQNQKASQSQKQAADKMKQMAQKMQEQQEEEESDQQQQNIDDLRDILENLLKLSFDEESLMKQFRTVDQSDPRFVQLGQTQRKLKDDARVVQDSLYALAKKVFQIQSFVTREVGEMNGRMDESLDQIRQRNVGRATSSQQLAMTSMNNLALMLNDALQQMQEQQRQSQSQQQQGGGKPGRKKKKGSSAGEGQLGRMQQQLNQQIQQLQQSGKQGRALSEELAKLAGQQQMLRQAMQELERMQQKTGGKPGSNKDGKGQDGAGGLGDVKKMMEQTETDLVNKRLTEQTVMRQRQILTRLLEAEKSARERDQDDKREAQTAQNRPPVFPPAFDKYKRQQNRQTELLRTVPPALTPYYQREVSEYFQKMK encoded by the coding sequence ATGGTGGAGCAAGACCCTGCAACAACTCGGGCGCTGGACGATGTGCTGGCCCGGCTCGATGCCTTTAAGCGTAAATTTTATCTGAGTCTGTTGGTGCGAGGTGCGCTGGTGGCCGGCGGGCTGCTGCTCACCTTGTTTCTGGTGTTCAACCTGCTCGAATACTTCCTGTACCTGCCCACCTGGGTGCGGGCCGGACTGCTGTTTGGGTTCGTAGGCCTGTCAGTATATGCGTTTGTGCACTGGATTTGGCAGCCGCTGGCCGCGCTTACCAATCTGCGCCGCATGCTGACGGATGAGCAGGCTGCCCGACGCGTGGGTGAGCTGTTCCCCAATGTGCAGGACCGCCTGCTCAACGCCCTGCAGCTGCGGGGCCAAGCCCAGACCAACGCCCTGCTGGCCGCCAGCCTCGACCAGCGCGCGGCCCAGCTGCGCGGTGTAGAGTTCAGCCAGGGCATCAACATCAAGAGTCAGACTAGGCCACTCTGGAAGTACATAGCTGTGCCCGCCGCCGTGGTCATGCTGGTATTATTGATTTACCCGGCGCTTTTCGTACAGGGTACCGAGCGCATACTGCACTACAACAACAAGTACAGCCCGCCCGCGCCGTTCCGGTTTGTGGTGGCGAACAAAGACCTTAAGGCGTTCAAGGGAGAAGATTTTACCTTGGATGTAGCGGTGGAAGGGGAGGCCCTGCCCAACGAAATCATCATTGAGTACGGTGGACGCACACGCCGCCTTTCGCGCAGCCAGGGCAACCGATTCCAGTACCAGTTCCGACAGTTACAGCAGGATGTAAATTTCCAGCTTTCGGCCGCTAATGTCACCTCTACGGAGTACGACCTGAAGGTGCGGGAGCGGCCCAACCTGCGCGACTTCGTCATTCGGGTGGCCTACCCATCCTACATCGGCAAACCCACCGAAACCATCCGCAACTCCGGCAACCTCACGGTACCGGAAGGCAGCACCGTGCAGTGGGAGTTCAATACGGCCGCTACCGAAAAGCTGCAGCTGCAGTTCCGCAACCCCGACGAAACCGTGACGGCCGAGGCCAACGACGAGCTGTTCCGGGTGACGCGCAAGGTTCTGCGCAGCCAGGATTACACGGTAAAGCTCCAGAACAGCTTCAGCCCCAACCGCGACCCAATTCAGTACCAGCTCACCGTAATTCCGGACCAGGCGCCGGAAATAACGCTGGAAAGCTTCCAGGACACTACCTCGCTCCGTTTTCTGGCCTTGGCCGGCAACGTGCGCGACGATTACGGCCTCTCACGGTTGCAGCTGCACTACCGCGTGCTCAGCAAGGGCCGCCCTAACGCGGCCTACCAGACCCGCGCTCTGCCCCTGAGCAGTGGCCCCAACCAGAGCTACGCTCACCAGTGGGATATCCGGCCGCTAGGCCTCAAGTCCGGCGACCGGCTGGAGTATTTCGTGCAGGTATGGGACAACGACGGGGTGCACGGGCCGAAGTCGGCCAGGAGCCGCGCGGCGGAATTCCGGCTGCCCTCGCGCACCGAAATGCGCCAGCAGATGGCCTCCCAAAGCCAAGCGGTGCAGAGCCAATTAAGCCAGTCGAAGGAAGAGAGCAAGAAAATGGAGCGGGAGCTGGCTAAGGCCGAGGACAAGCTGAAGGTGAAGCGCGACTTAAACTTTCAGGACCGCAAGCAGCTTAAAGATATGCTCGACCAGAAACAGCAGATGGACCAGGCCCTCGATGACCTCAAAAAGCAGTTTGAGCAGCTTCAGGAGCAGCAAAATGAGCTCAACCCTGAGAAAAATGATGAGCTGGCCGAAAAAGCCAAGGAGCTGCAGAAGCTGATGGAAACCCTCCTGGACCCCGAAACCAAGAAGCTCTACGAAGAGCTACAGAAGCTTCTGGATCAGCAAAAGGACCAGAACCAGCCCGAAATGCAGAAGCTCCTGCAACAGCTTGAAAACAAAGAAAACACCTTGCAGAAAGAGCTGGAGCGTGCCCTCGAGATGTTTAAGCAGCTACAGTTTGAGCAGAAGCAGGACCAGGCCCTCGAAAAGCTGGAGCAGCTGGCCAAGGACCAGGAAAAGTTAGCCGACGAAACCCAGAAGAACGACAAAAACGGCTCCGACGCTCCCAAGGATAAAGCCCAGCAACAGCAGAAACAACAGGAGCTGCAGCAAAAGCAGGCCGAGCAGAAGCAGCAGTTTGAGGAGCTGAAGCAGGACCTCAAGGATATGAAGGAGCTGGACAAGCAGCTCGACGACCAGAACGGGGCCGACGAGATGAAGCAGGAGCAGCAGGACGTGGACCAGCAGCAGCAGGAAAGCCAGGAGCAGCTCTCGAAAAACCAGAACCAGAAGGCCAGCCAGAGTCAGAAGCAAGCCGCTGACAAGATGAAGCAGATGGCCCAGAAGATGCAAGAGCAGCAGGAAGAGGAGGAGTCGGACCAGCAGCAACAGAACATCGACGACCTACGCGACATCTTGGAAAACCTGCTCAAGCTGAGCTTCGATGAGGAAAGCCTGATGAAGCAGTTCCGCACTGTTGACCAGTCGGACCCGCGCTTTGTGCAGCTCGGCCAGACCCAGCGCAAGCTCAAGGACGATGCCCGCGTGGTGCAGGATTCCTTATATGCGCTGGCCAAAAAAGTCTTCCAGATTCAAAGCTTCGTGACCCGCGAGGTGGGCGAAATGAACGGCCGCATGGACGAAAGCCTCGACCAGATTCGGCAGCGAAACGTGGGCCGGGCCACCAGCTCGCAGCAGCTGGCCATGACCAGCATGAACAACCTAGCCCTGATGCTGAACGATGCCCTGCAGCAAATGCAGGAGCAGCAGCGCCAAAGCCAGAGCCAACAACAGCAGGGTGGGGGCAAGCCGGGCCGCAAAAAGAAAAAAGGCAGCTCAGCCGGCGAAGGCCAGCTCGGGCGAATGCAGCAGCAGCTAAACCAGCAGATTCAGCAGCTGCAGCAAAGCGGGAAGCAGGGCCGCGCCCTCAGCGAGGAGCTAGCCAAACTGGCCGGGCAGCAGCAAATGCTACGGCAGGCCATGCAGGAGCTGGAGCGCATGCAGCAGAAAACAGGTGGCAAGCCCGGTTCCAACAAAGACGGTAAAGGCCAAGACGGCGCCGGGGGGCTCGGCGACGTGAAAAAAATGATGGAACAAACCGAAACCGACCTCGTAAACAAGCGGCTGACGGAGCAAACTGTTATGCGTCAGCGCCAAATCTTGACTCGCTTGCTGGAAGCCGAGAAATCGGCCCGGGAACGAGACCAGGATGATAAGCGCGAAGCACAGACAGCCCAGAACCGCCCGCCTGTTTTTCCGCCGGCATTTGACAAGTACAAACGCCAGCAAAACCGGCAGACGGAACTGCTCCGAACCGTTCCGCCCGCCCTCACGCCTTACTATCAGCGCGAGGTGAGTGAATATTTTCAGAAAATGAAGTAG
- a CDS encoding class I SAM-dependent methyltransferase, giving the protein MVYERLEKCPVCGKTELRNKLVVEDKSVSKESFAIQQCAACSFQFTNPRPDEAHIGRYYESEEYVSHNSGAGGVINQAYKVARFFTMRRKVALLNKQAPRKGHLLDYGCGTGHFLAAAKSSGWQVSGLEPNPRAREEASLRVGQPIGSENLEALEPGTFDAITLWHVLEHVHTLNDTLQQLIRLLKPDGTLIIAVPNVDSLDAQHYRQDWAAYDVPRHLYHFSPKTMTQLLKKHKMTVREVLPMVLDAYYVSMLSEKHRAERGGGLLTVLKAGYKSNQYAAQHDGQYSSLIYVVARR; this is encoded by the coding sequence GTGGTTTACGAACGTCTGGAAAAGTGCCCGGTGTGTGGCAAGACGGAGCTTCGCAACAAGCTCGTGGTAGAGGATAAATCGGTCAGCAAGGAAAGCTTTGCTATTCAGCAATGCGCCGCTTGCTCGTTCCAATTCACCAATCCGCGTCCCGATGAAGCGCATATTGGGCGGTACTACGAGTCGGAGGAGTACGTTTCGCACAACAGTGGGGCAGGGGGCGTTATCAACCAGGCCTACAAGGTGGCGCGCTTCTTTACTATGCGCCGCAAGGTGGCTTTGCTGAATAAGCAGGCACCGCGCAAAGGCCACCTGCTGGATTATGGCTGCGGCACGGGGCACTTTCTGGCCGCCGCCAAATCGAGCGGATGGCAGGTGAGTGGCCTAGAGCCCAACCCGCGAGCCCGCGAAGAAGCCAGCCTGCGCGTAGGCCAGCCGATTGGCAGTGAGAACCTGGAAGCACTGGAGCCCGGCACGTTTGATGCCATTACGCTCTGGCACGTACTGGAACACGTTCACACCTTGAATGATACCCTGCAGCAGCTCATCCGGTTGTTGAAGCCCGACGGTACGCTTATCATTGCGGTGCCCAACGTGGACAGCCTCGATGCTCAGCATTACCGCCAGGATTGGGCCGCGTATGACGTGCCGCGCCACCTCTATCATTTCAGTCCTAAAACCATGACCCAGCTGCTCAAAAAGCACAAAATGACGGTCAGGGAAGTGCTGCCTATGGTGCTGGATGCCTACTACGTGAGCATGCTCAGCGAAAAGCACCGCGCCGAGCGGGGCGGCGGGCTGCTCACCGTCCTGAAGGCGGGCTACAAATCAAACCAATACGCGGCCCAGCATGATGGCCAGTATTCCAGCCTGATTTACGTAGTGGCCAGGCGCTGA
- a CDS encoding Ig-like domain-containing domain, with product MSVRASSFLLISAAAAGLSGCAAISSPQGGERDTIPPKLVSSEPANEARNVQGQSVRLVFSEQVQVKDLQKNLIIAPFIGDDNKYKVREERNAVTLLFDKPFEPNTTYSFNFGNSISDITESNPAPEAQVSFSTGAQLDSGSVRGTVTELLTGLPAAEASVVLYPEADTANIRRGRPYYLARTNKQGAFSLRYLKAGRYQLYALADKNQSNRYEEGERIAYLPDLFTVGGTGSDSLRLALTKPDSRRPLVTTQKPEPTQFRVAYNEGLQSVTVAPLGAAAPTPALQEAVQLTEKGRTVVLHRIPGLTEGRFLLASTDSSGNVGRDTVNVRFQGTAPARRGPGYGVEGNPRDVYRQGQVKFVFNEPIRLVAGKPIGTLIEDSLKRRPLRLPQDGSLSPERTVLSINLSTQARKTVTIILDSTMVQSVTDQPTGLKPLRLRLTDQSTTGTLSGSISTKYTSFQLQLLDANNQVIATLKSPKGTYRFDYLAPATYKMRVLIDTNKDGRWQGGDPQLRVPPEPIYFFPKTIQVRANFDIIESLSF from the coding sequence ATGTCTGTTCGCGCTAGTTCTTTTCTTCTGATTTCGGCCGCCGCCGCGGGCCTGAGCGGCTGCGCGGCTATCAGCTCTCCGCAGGGTGGTGAGCGGGATACCATCCCGCCCAAACTCGTGAGCAGTGAGCCGGCCAATGAAGCCCGCAACGTGCAGGGACAGTCGGTGCGGCTGGTGTTTTCAGAGCAGGTACAGGTGAAGGATCTGCAGAAGAACCTCATTATTGCCCCCTTCATCGGCGACGACAACAAGTATAAAGTGCGCGAGGAACGCAACGCCGTGACGCTGCTCTTCGATAAGCCCTTTGAGCCGAATACGACCTACTCGTTCAATTTCGGCAACTCTATTTCTGACATTACGGAGAGCAACCCGGCGCCCGAGGCCCAAGTGAGCTTCAGCACCGGCGCTCAACTAGATTCCGGTTCGGTGCGTGGTACCGTCACGGAGTTGCTGACGGGCCTTCCGGCTGCGGAGGCCTCGGTGGTGCTGTACCCCGAAGCCGATACGGCTAACATCCGGCGCGGCCGGCCCTACTACTTGGCCCGCACCAACAAGCAAGGAGCTTTCTCGTTGCGGTATCTGAAGGCCGGCCGCTACCAGCTTTATGCGTTGGCTGATAAAAACCAGAGCAACCGCTACGAGGAAGGAGAGCGAATTGCGTACCTGCCCGACCTGTTCACGGTGGGCGGAACAGGCTCCGATTCGTTGCGCCTGGCCCTCACCAAGCCCGATAGCCGCCGGCCCCTGGTTACTACCCAAAAGCCCGAGCCGACTCAGTTCCGGGTGGCCTACAACGAAGGATTGCAAAGCGTGACAGTTGCTCCGCTGGGTGCGGCGGCTCCTACGCCCGCGCTTCAGGAAGCGGTGCAACTCACCGAAAAAGGCCGCACCGTAGTGCTGCACCGCATTCCGGGACTTACGGAAGGCCGGTTCCTGCTAGCCTCCACCGACAGCTCCGGCAACGTAGGCCGCGATACCGTGAATGTGCGCTTCCAGGGTACGGCGCCGGCGCGGCGCGGCCCAGGCTATGGCGTAGAAGGCAACCCGCGCGATGTGTACCGCCAGGGGCAGGTGAAGTTTGTGTTTAATGAGCCCATTCGCCTGGTAGCGGGCAAGCCCATCGGAACACTTATAGAAGACTCCCTGAAACGACGGCCTCTTCGGCTCCCCCAGGATGGTTCTCTTAGCCCGGAACGCACGGTGCTGAGCATTAATCTTAGTACACAGGCCCGCAAAACCGTCACTATTATTCTTGATAGTACCATGGTGCAAAGCGTAACTGACCAACCTACGGGCCTGAAGCCGCTGCGCCTCCGCCTAACCGACCAATCTACCACGGGTACGCTAAGCGGATCTATCAGCACCAAATACACCAGCTTCCAGCTTCAGCTGCTCGATGCCAATAACCAGGTTATAGCTACTCTGAAAAGCCCCAAAGGCACTTATCGTTTCGATTATCTGGCCCCGGCGACATACAAAATGCGGGTGCTTATTGACACCAACAAAGACGGGCGCTGGCAGGGCGGCGACCCACAGCTCCGCGTGCCACCTGAGCCCATCTATTTCTTCCCAAAAACCATTCAGGTGCGCGCCAACTTCGACATCATAGAATCCCTGAGCTTCTAA
- a CDS encoding MBL fold metallo-hydrolase: MRKTFKLIGRLLAGFVVVLLVAGVAFANLSPELGSKPTKEQRVAYAKSGHYEDGEFKNLVPTEMMTGGSTFSALWKFVFGKTPNANPARPLPTQPLTAASIEQKTPEIVRVTWFGHSASLVEIAGKNILLDPMLSVKMGPLPFLTPKRYNPQLAITAEELPPIDAVLISHDHYDHLDYQSILRLKDKTSNFYVPLGVGAHLLAWGVAPAKVHELDWGDSVKLPGLTIISTPARHFSGRGLTNRNSTSWSSWVMKSATKSVFYSGDGGYGPHFQTIGRQHGPFDLALMECGQYDAQWANIHMMPEQTVQAALDVQAKLLLPVHWGAFTEAHHAWNEPVQRASAEAARRNLPMTTPELGQPITLGQPLPQLAWWR, encoded by the coding sequence ATGCGCAAAACCTTTAAACTCATTGGACGGCTACTGGCCGGTTTTGTGGTCGTTCTGCTAGTGGCAGGCGTGGCCTTCGCCAACCTGAGCCCGGAGCTAGGCAGCAAGCCCACCAAGGAGCAGCGAGTGGCCTACGCAAAGTCGGGGCATTATGAGGATGGCGAGTTCAAGAACCTGGTGCCTACTGAGATGATGACGGGCGGCAGCACCTTCTCGGCGCTGTGGAAGTTTGTGTTTGGAAAAACGCCCAACGCCAACCCCGCTAGGCCACTCCCTACCCAGCCACTCACGGCCGCCAGCATCGAGCAGAAAACGCCGGAAATCGTGCGCGTAACGTGGTTTGGGCACTCGGCCAGCTTAGTGGAAATAGCGGGCAAGAACATCCTGCTCGACCCCATGCTGAGCGTGAAGATGGGCCCGCTGCCTTTCCTGACGCCTAAGCGCTACAATCCGCAGCTAGCCATTACCGCCGAAGAATTACCGCCCATCGACGCCGTCCTGATTTCCCACGACCACTACGACCACCTGGATTATCAGTCCATTCTGCGCCTCAAGGATAAGACCAGCAACTTCTACGTGCCGCTGGGAGTAGGCGCCCACCTGCTGGCCTGGGGCGTAGCACCCGCCAAAGTGCACGAGCTGGACTGGGGCGACTCCGTGAAGCTGCCCGGCCTGACCATCATCAGCACGCCGGCTCGTCACTTCTCCGGCCGCGGCCTCACCAACCGCAACTCCACCTCCTGGAGCTCCTGGGTGATGAAATCGGCCACGAAGAGCGTGTTTTACAGCGGCGACGGAGGCTACGGCCCTCACTTCCAAACCATCGGCCGCCAGCACGGCCCCTTTGATCTGGCCCTAATGGAGTGCGGCCAGTACGATGCGCAGTGGGCCAATATTCATATGATGCCCGAGCAAACCGTGCAGGCCGCGCTGGATGTGCAGGCCAAGCTGTTGCTGCCCGTTCACTGGGGCGCCTTCACGGAAGCCCATCATGCCTGGAATGAGCCCGTGCAAAGAGCTTCCGCAGAAGCAGCCCGCCGCAACCTGCCCATGACCACGCCCGAACTAGGCCAACCCATCACGCTAGGCCAGCCCTTGCCGCAGCTGGCGTGGTGGCGGTAG
- a CDS encoding GNAT family N-acetyltransferase: MSATPSYMPIIRGDMLDYYLSQGYYRMQQDLFTCRFLPIDGGFYTVHWLRFVLADMQYGPEQRRLLRLNERFSTFIRPFKITSELEELYAQYRSSITFDAPETVEAFMLAGAKHNVFNSEVIEVRDGGLLIAAGIFDSGLQSLAGIMNFYHPEYRKRSLGKYLMLLKINHALGHQKAHYYPGYVVHNYPKFDYKLFPCPRATEVFDCVSGLWLPYSREVVASQSAELMADLSEQDFDFDELI, translated from the coding sequence ATGTCCGCTACTCCTTCCTATATGCCCATTATCAGGGGCGACATGCTGGATTATTACCTAAGCCAAGGCTATTACCGGATGCAGCAGGATCTGTTCACCTGCCGGTTTCTGCCCATTGACGGTGGATTCTACACGGTGCATTGGCTGCGTTTCGTGTTAGCCGACATGCAGTATGGCCCTGAGCAACGTCGGCTGCTGCGCCTCAATGAGCGGTTTTCCACGTTCATTCGTCCGTTTAAAATCACCAGTGAGCTGGAAGAGCTCTATGCCCAGTACCGCAGCTCCATCACCTTTGATGCGCCCGAAACCGTGGAGGCCTTTATGCTGGCTGGGGCAAAGCACAACGTGTTTAACAGCGAGGTGATAGAAGTGCGAGATGGAGGCCTACTAATTGCCGCTGGTATCTTCGATAGTGGCCTACAGAGCCTGGCGGGCATCATGAACTTCTACCACCCGGAGTACCGCAAGCGCAGCCTGGGCAAGTACCTGATGCTGCTGAAAATCAACCATGCGCTAGGCCACCAGAAGGCACATTACTACCCCGGCTACGTCGTGCACAATTACCCTAAGTTCGACTACAAACTGTTTCCCTGCCCGCGTGCTACGGAGGTATTCGACTGTGTGAGTGGCCTATGGCTGCCGTACTCACGGGAGGTGGTAGCGAGCCAATCGGCGGAATTGATGGCCGATTTATCGGAGCAGGACTTTGACTTTGATGAGCTGATTTGA